One window from the genome of Eucalyptus grandis isolate ANBG69807.140 chromosome 7, ASM1654582v1, whole genome shotgun sequence encodes:
- the LOC104453217 gene encoding probable carboxylesterase 12, whose product MQKLNIDFGSTLFLLILYNELASILLQNSMETELLYDMSPYARIYKDGRVERFVGTETVPPSLDEKTGVQSKDVAISSDSAVSARLYIPKAATDSFQKLPVLVYFHGGGFIIETAWSPTYHNYLNALVAEANIIAVSVDYRRAPEHPLPAAYDDSWTTLKWVASHSTGNGPEEWLNSCANLKKVFMAGDSAGGNIVHNMGIRLAEQTLKGIEFLGVIMVHPYFWGDKPLPLETTEPEKRSGVEKLWCAANPTTTACDHPLINPAMDPRMLGLAFNRILICVAEKDIFRQRGWHYKEVLSERGWSGFVEVTEAPGEVHVFHLINPSCDNAAKMMKKLASFMNEEDK is encoded by the exons ATGCAAAAACTCAATATAGACTTCGGATCaactctctttcttctcatcCTTTATAATGAACTTGCTTCTATTTTGCTTCAAAACTCCATGGAAACAGAACTGCTCTATGATATGTCGCCGTACGCAAGGATTTACAAGGATGGCCGAGTGGAGAGATTTGTAGGCACGGAAACCGTCCCTCCATCGCTCGACGAGAAAACCGGCGTCCAATCAAAAGATGTTGCCATTTCATCAGACTCCGCTGTCTCCGCAAGACTTTACATCCCGAAAGCTGCGACCGATTCTTTCCAAAAGCTCCCTGTGCTCGTATACTTTCATGGAGGAGGCTTCATAATTGAAACAGCGTGGTCGCCGACTTACCACAACTATCTCAATGCCCTAGTTGCGGAGGCTAACATCATCGCTGTCTCCGTTGATTATAGAAGGGCACCAGAGCATCCGCTTCCGGCAGCTTACGATGATTCGTGGACTACCCTAAAATGGGTGGCCTCTCATTCTACCGGAAACGGCCCTGAGGAGTGGTTAAATTCTTGTGCCAATCTCAAGAAG GTGTTTATGGCTGGAGATAGCGCTGGCGGTAACATAGTTCACAACATGGGCATCCGATTGGCAGAGCAAACTCTGAAAGGAATTGAATTTCTGGGAGTTATTATGGTGCATCCTTACTTCTGGGGCGACAAACCGTTGCCTTTGGAGACCACCGAACCTGAGAAGAGGTCCGGGGTGGAGAAACTCTGGTGTGCGGCGAATCCAACGACCACCGCGTGCGACCACCCTCTGATAAATCCAGCGATGGACCCTAGGATGTTGGGTTTGGCTTTCAATAGGATCCTAATTTGTGTTGCTGAGAAGGATATCTTCAGACAAAGGGGCTGGCACTACAAGGAGGTGTTGAGTGAGAGAGGATGGAGTGGATTTGTGGAAGTGACGGAAGCACCAGGGGAGGTTCATGTGTTTCATTTGATCAATCCCAGCTGTGATAATGCTGcgaagatgatgaagaaattgGCCTCCTTCATGAATGAGGAGGACAaatag
- the LOC104455377 gene encoding probable carboxylesterase 12 translates to METEVVYELLPLLRVYKDGRVERLREKATVPPSVDEKTGVQSKDLTISSDGAVSARLYVPQAAMGCPLRLPVLVYFHGGRFIDHSASSPIYHNHLNTLVAEANVIAITVNYRRAPEHPLPVAYDDSWTALKWVASHSARNGPEEWLNSNANLKKV, encoded by the exons ATGGAAACAGAAGTAGTTTATGAGTTGCTTCCTCTCCTAAGGGTTTACAAGGATGGACGAGTAGAGAGACTCAGGGAAAAAGCCACCGTCCCTCCGTCGGTCGACGAGAAAACTGGCGTCCAATCGAAAGACCTGACCATTTCGTCAGACGGTGCCGTGTCGGCAAGGCTTTACGTCCCACAAGCGGCAATGGGTTGTCCCCTGAGGCTCCCCGTTCTCGTGTACTTTCACGGAGGCCGCTTCATAGACCACTCAGCTTCGTCACCAATCTACCACAACCATCTCAATACCCTCGTCGCAGAGGCTAACGTCATCGCCATCACCGTCAATTATAGAAGGGCACCGGAGCATCCTCTACCGGTGGCTTATGATGATTCATGGACTGCCCTCAAATGGGTGGCCTCTCATTCCGCTAGAAACGGCCCCGAGGAATGGTTGAATTCTAATGCCAATCTAAAGAAG GTCTAG